Proteins from one Suncus etruscus isolate mSunEtr1 chromosome 3, mSunEtr1.pri.cur, whole genome shotgun sequence genomic window:
- the TMEM154 gene encoding transmembrane protein 154 translates to MGAPGAVLLGVLLLWLLPTGQAQSYPEDLELSESTPEDAEMASPSTIVLTVTDIELGINSTTVDEQENQSDILMLVIPLSLVAFLILLVIVFVIFYKRKRAKQEPSSQGSQNALQTCELGSENLKVPIFEEDTPSVMEIEMEELDKWMSTKHEDCVCLPPLKEEKEPNLSPRNCGGLFVTSDAPMIGKKTRWSDGLQEGRVNKRKGVHVRTRTRPQHPRRSRPHLDWILSRLEF, encoded by the exons GTTATCCAGAGGACTTAGAGCTGTCAGAAAGTACACCGGAAGATGCAGAAATGGCCTCCCCAAGCACTATTGTTCTGACGGTGACAGACATAGAACTGGGGATAAATTCTACCACTGTTGATGAGCAGGAGAATCAGTCGGACATATTGATGCTGGTGATACCATTGAGTTTAGTGGCCTTCCTCATTTTGTTAGTGATTGTCTTTGTAATATTCTATAAGAGAAAAAGAGCCAAACAAG AGCCTTCTAGCCAAGGGTCGCAGAATGCACTACAGACAT GTGAACTGGGAAGTGAAAACTTAAAAGT CCCTATTTTTGAGGAAGACACGCCGTCTGTCAtggaaatagaaatggaagaGCTGGATAAGTGGATGAGCACAAAGCACG AAGACTGTGTATGCTTGCCTcccttaaaagaagaaaaggaacccAACCTCAGTCCCAG AAACTGTGGGGGGCTCTTTGTTACCTCGGATGCGCCTATGATAGGGAAGAAAACCAGATGGAGTGACGGTCTCCAAGAGGGAAGAGTAAACAAAAGGAAAGGGGTGCACGTGCGCACGCGCACACGTCCACAGCACCCACGGAGAAGCAGACCCCACTTGGACTGGATTCTTAGCAGACTGGAGTTTTAA